The Patescibacteria group bacterium genome includes a region encoding these proteins:
- a CDS encoding HNH endonuclease signature motif containing protein, protein MSAAGKYEQGDCSICRKWFSLLHWHHTIPQSLGGKDSLEIPLCAQCHNVLHAHALALVARHKTGRAIRRTYWANTEMESNAAQYIKILVDAILSDEAVRGKQYVMTFKASPALHTALHMFKMDSNAKSLEKAILLALGETLKTRGYLDNEHSKRDQREGKDSGAGSLAKLW, encoded by the coding sequence GTGAGCGCTGCCGGAAAGTATGAACAAGGAGATTGCTCCATTTGCAGAAAATGGTTCTCCTTGCTTCATTGGCATCATACCATTCCGCAGTCTTTAGGCGGGAAGGATAGTTTGGAAATCCCGTTATGTGCACAATGCCATAACGTGCTGCACGCGCATGCATTGGCGTTAGTAGCAAGGCACAAAACAGGTCGGGCGATTCGCCGCACGTATTGGGCTAACACCGAAATGGAATCCAACGCGGCACAGTATATAAAAATACTTGTGGATGCTATCTTGAGTGATGAAGCTGTTCGTGGAAAACAGTACGTCATGACTTTCAAGGCTAGTCCCGCGTTGCACACAGCACTGCATATGTTCAAAATGGACAGCAACGCCAAATCGCTAGAAAAAGCGATTCTGCTTGCACTCGGTGAAACTTTAAAGACTAGGGGTTATCTGGACAATGAGCATTCAAAAAGGGATCAACGCGAAGGTAAAGACAGCGGTGCGGGAAGTCTCGCCAAACTGTGGTGA